Sequence from the Solea senegalensis isolate Sse05_10M linkage group LG1, IFAPA_SoseM_1, whole genome shotgun sequence genome:
CCAACTCCCCTGGTCTCTCTCTTGTGCCCTGGCAAAGGCCAGGTGTCGGTCCAGGCTGATGCACGCCAGCAGCAGCATGCAGCAGGTGAAGTTCACCGTGTAGCAGGTTGACACCGTCTTACAGACCAGCTCCCCCAGCTCCCAGCCCCGAGCGGCATCCGCGGCCCAGAACGGCAGCGTGAAGAGCAGGAGCAGGTCGGCCACAGCCAGGTGGGTCAGGAAGGCGTCCATCATGGTCTTCAGGCGTTTGTGGTAGGCGTACACCGTCACCACCAGGGCGTTCCCCGCCACTCCCACCACCAGACACACCGCGTACACGACGGGGAGGAAGATGGCGGCGAAGGAGCGGATGTCGGCTTTCTCGCACAAGGCGGGATAGTCGTCATAGCTGAAGTTGAAGCTGATGTTTTCGTGGTAGTAGTAGTCGTCGTCGTCCCCTGCGACCTCCATACTGAATctgtgagaagaaaacacatgatAATCTCTCTTTATATTTGTAAAGTGTAACTCAACCACTTGTTTCAGGTGTAAAACCggtgtttaaatgtgtatctTGCTGATCGAGGTCAGGAGGACGGAGACAGCAGTGATGTCGAGCTGGTGAAGTGAGACGATTGCAAACTGGTTGGAGTATGACGGCTCAAAGAAAATCTCAGtagtttgacgggataaacacttcttgtccccgcccacccctgcactgcttCTGTATACACACGCTCCCtcaatcaggtctgatagttttgcctgttttcagataaaggagGCAATGTTacattacacactgcagctttaactaaAGTTTAATACTAAAATGATTATAATagaacacatttttcatttcactctctAGACAGCTTCAGCAACAGCGAGTAAGCTacttttatttggaaataaCTTGAGGATTTGTCTGGAAACAACACCAGAGAACTACATGGGACCAAAAAATACTTCCGGCTTTTAGGAAATCCTCGTAAAGAAGAAACAGTTGTCTGATTGTAGAATAATTATCATGGCCGGATAACATCAGAGTCAACATCCCCTGCATGTGAGTATTTAGACAAATTGCCCATGGTGGTGCCATCACTGCGTGAGATAAATGAGCGTTTGATTGtgcctcacagcagcagagggtggaggaggatgCTCAGTTTCAGCTTGTTTAAACGATCACGTTTTTCTCATCGAGAAAGTGAGGAGTATCCCGGCAAATGGGAATGCGCTACAGAGTTCCCCTGGCAACCAAACATACAGAAGAAATCATTATTGACTATGTACTGTTTTTATCACTTTctgttcatttcctttttcagatttgatgtttttatgctgGTGAGTCGAAGGCAATTTCCATGTtggacaataaagttttctaatctattctattctattctaactcaagtacaagtacaaaaaCCTCCAATGTAAACATCCGTACAGCTCACCACTGACGATAGAAACCAAGTTAATGCATGCGTAGCATTAATCTTTTTAAACATGCAAATTAAGTACTTTGTCCACCTTTACGATGAtgtaagtaaaaaataatatatttgtgCTATCGCCTCTCTTAAAATCCTTAAAAGTAAGAAGAAATGatgcaaacaaaatgaattcTATCACAGAAACGATATGTAGCTGTGCACTAACTAATGAAGTAAATCATAACACTCTTAACTCTTTAAAACAGATGTGTGAATGAACAGATACTCACTCACACTCCGTTTTCTTCTGCCTTCTGtctcgtctgtctctgtctctgtctctgcagagtCCACGGGGTTGTACTCACTCAGAGGAGAGCAAGGCGTTTGATCTGGCGCCTGCACAGCCCGTGTGGGACGGAGTGGGAGGAAACCCTGGctttctgtgctgctgtgtgagtgtgtgtgtgtgtgtgtgtgtgtgtgtactccttttaaaagattatttctgatattcatttttaatcttataaaaacaaaacataatctTATCGCGTGTTGCAGAATAAGACTTTTATAGCAACGCCGTCTACAGTAAACATAACAAAGTTAAAGGTGAACTTGAAGCCATCTTTAATAATTGACTTACAGTCGAGGATTGGATTTGACCAGAATAAGGGCTCATTTGTTGtaccacagaaacacaacagctggtttggtgtaaataacacaactataatgaATTGACAGAGTTACATTTGTGGGAAAGAAAATAGATCCAATCCcatccaactttatttaaaaatgacaacagtTACATCCGCGATAAGACCTAAGAAAACATTAAtacctaaaaataaaagactgaaaataataataataaaacactgtagaaaatgtaaacaaatacatagaaacaacataaacaactcCTTTAATACAGGGTCAAAAGTCAACTGTAATTCATGCAAAATTCATCACATCGCTCCAAAAACTTGGTTTGTCCATGGCAAAGCCTTTAAAAGTGCACACAGAGaataataagataaataataGAAGATAAATACTTATCAGCGCTGCTGTTGCACCAGGAGGTGCTGGGGCCCTAAATATAATACATGTGTTGTGCAGCAGAGATTGACTTATTAAAGTATAAAGGTCGTCTGAAATGAATTAGAAAGAAAAGTCTGTGTCTACTGAGTGATAATACTTACAACATGCTTTAAAACTGCCCTGAGCACTGTGATCATAAATGAGGTCATAAATCCTGTCTCCTCACAGTCCAGCATCaaggttaaataataataataacctgcTCTAAATTACCCTTCGTAGATGTGAGAACACCGACTGCTGTTTCTCATCTAAACaatctctttgtgtgttttctaagcagtaacatatatgtatatgtatatgtatatatatatatatatattttttttttaaatgtatttgatgtGCAGAAGACAAACATCTATGTGTGAAACTCCTGCTGTCTGATTGGACTGAGCAGctctcactgtgactgtgtgtctgcagtttatcaacaaacaaatcattctCACAAACAACATGCACAGGAGTGGAATTGTTTCTGGATGTTTGTTTCAAAcacatgtgaggaaaacacaagcTGTGACGCCATCTTGTGGTCACATGTCACGCTACACTGAGACACTATTGATAATACAGTATGAGACAGTATTGATGGAACCAGAGATGTGATgcaagtaaataaaacaattcatttaactatttatcattttctgcatagttgcttttttttaataaaaaaaatatataattctCACTTTCCTTATTGATTAACACatgtatttctttattgttcattcatttattttcaattgtGGTCTTCCGTACTTTCTCTGTTGCCTGACACACccactttaaaatatataaataatcataaaatgttttaaaaattataataattaaaacaatatatacaatatataatttgttgtattttcttatttctggAACATGATGTAACTGCCTCTCTTCTCCTGTTGGGGGCGCTTCTGCACCATAGACTCCTTGGAAACCCACAGAGGAAGAATATGGCGCTGTGGGTTTTCAATTTTCTGCCGTTCAAACCATACGGACACATGGTGAcaagggtgaaaaaaaaaatgggtgtgGATTATTATGGGATAATGTTAAACAATAGCACTTTTGTTCATCAACAGTTGGTATTTAATAAAAgtcaaatgtctttaaatatgAAACTGACACATTCTCACTTTCTATGAGAAATGTACTGTAATGGAGTTTGAACAGTGATGTAGGAGATCATATGAGTGCTTTGATCTTCATGATACTGTAACTGATAACGTTTATTCTTAATTGAAGACGTAGGTAATTGTTATGAGATTTTTATCCATTATTAAATAtgttgaggcagcagaggactgTTGTCTAGAGTTGAGGGTGaggtggctcttaaaagagccgttgaGGTGGAGGTTAGTGgatcaacaacagcagcacagagttTAAGCTCTCTCTCCACGGATGCGGCGGGCCAGCTGGATGTCCTTGGGCATGATGGTGACTCTCTTGGCGTGGATGGCGCACAGGTTGGTGTCCTCGAACAGGCCGACCAGGTAAGCCTCGCTGGACTCCTGCAGAGCCATGACCGCGGAGCTCTGGAAGCGCAGGTCGGTCTTGAAGTCCTGAGCGATCTCTCTCACCAGGCGCTGGAAGGGCAGCTTGCGGATCAGCAGCTCCGTGGATTTCTGGTAGCGACGGATCTCTCGCAGAGCCACGGTACCGGGCCTGTAACGGTGAGGCTTCTTCACGCCGCCGGTGGCAGGCGCGCTCTTACGCGCAGCCTTGGTGGCCAGCTGCTTCCTGGGAGCTTTACCTCCGGTAGATTTACGGGCGGTTTGCTTGGTTCTTGCCATGTTTCTGCTTGTTGCTTTCAACAGGAGAAAAAGTGAAGCAGACACGAGCGACTCTCTGCTCTTAAACTGTGGGAGCAGCTGTGACACGGTGACGCTGCTTCAGTCCTCCGGCTCCTGATTGGTGGTGAACACAGCGCCGCCCAGAGGAGCCCGAGACCCCGCTGCTTATTGGACAAAAGTCGCTTGAAAGGACAGAGGGTGATCccccctctgctgctctgctctggttgGTCTGGCAGGAGTCTCAGCTCTTTCGTGGACATATAAACGAGGGTTTGCGTTGTTCGAGTCACAGTTTCTCTGAGTTTGTCAGAAAAATCTAGTAAAAATTAACTATGTCAGGAAGAGGTAAAACCGGCGGAAAAGCCCGCGCTAAGGCAAAGACTCGCTCCTCTCGTGCTGGACTCCAGTTCCCGGTCGGTCGTGTTCACAGACTGCTGCGCAAAGGCAACTACGCTCATCGTGTGGGTGCCGGCGCCCCCGTCTACTTGGCCGCTGTGCTCGAGTATCTGACCGCTGAGATCCTGGAGCTGGCTGGAAACGCCGCCCGCGACAACAAGAAGACCCGTATCATCCCCCGCCACCTGCAGCTGGCCGTCCGCAACGACGAGGAGCTCAACAAACTCCTGGGCGGAGTGACCATCGCTCAGGGCGGCGTGCTGCCCAACATCCAGGCTGTTCTTCTGCCCAAGAAGACCGAGAAGGCCGCTAAGTCCAAGTAAACCACAACAACTCCGCAAACAaaaggctcttttaagagccacacactcactctgagaAACTGCTCATCCTCCTCTTTAAAATATAGCTCGACTGTCAATTTCTCTGAAATATGTAAATGTTGTTATAAACTATGAAAGgccaaaataaagaaacaaatacacaattaaaagtgtcattaattaaatacatttaataaattaaagacacatttaattatttcatggtccgtGTAGCAGTGGGTCATTAATTGTTTTATCTGCTATACTCGCCTATCAAAgtcagagggcggggctaacgcAGATCGAGTCTGATTCATCGCTTGGGTCTGAAATGGCAAAGGGAGCCCAGCAACACATACAGTGACATCAGGAAGTCCTCTGAATGCTCAGAAGAGACCGTCCAAGGACCCAGTTGCACATTTCCCATGGAAGACAGGGAAGGGATGCTGCAGACACTGCAGTAAAGGATACACCAACACGCAGTGCAGCAAGTGTGATGTTCGCCTTTGCTTTTCAGAAAATAagaactgtttttgtttctgtcagtcatgaaaagaaagaaaggaatgaaGTTGCTAGAAAGTTGAGCTGAGTTTTATCttgtttaattttctttgtaataaatgatttcataaataaatatgactgATGTTTGCAAAGTAAGCAATCAACCCTGCAATTGATCCCTGAGTTGTTCTGAATTGTTGTTCAGACAACGTGAGTACAAATACAGGAATTCTGCTCCCAACTAGGCCCAATGTTGCAATATTACAACATTTCTCTAAAATCATACATAAACATTTCTGCATCAATGGCCTCCTACAACAACATCTGAAAGGTCACATTTTTTTGACCAGGCCTCAAGTCCTGTATGAGCagtgtgtctttcttttcacGTCTCTCAGTATACAgtttatttttgaagtgtgatttCATTGTAAGCATCTAAAGGCATTTTGTATGGACAACTAACTTGATTCTGTCCTTTTGTcaatcttttttcccctctaagATTGTAACTGACAAGGATGCATACAGTCAGACTCCAGTGGGAATCTTCTGTATCGATGAGGAAAACTCACCCCTGAACCCATCCAGAGTTGGGTTCATCCTGCAAGTCAACCTTCCTCAGGCCTTCTGTGttctttttggacttttttaatataacttcctgttgtttttgttctactTTTGTCACTAATCAGTAACAGCAGTTTCTCTCTTTAAAGAGTGATTTGTGATGCTTTAAAATGTAAGCCTGATAAGTTGACTTTACttacaaaaattacaaaaaatgtgTGCCTGAGTTATTTTTCAAGTAATGAGCAATTAACTTTTTAAGTACATGTAACTTAAAATCTTCTATAATATCAACTGCTTTACATAGTTATTATTACCAATTATTTTTAGTTAAGTCAACTTGGAATATAGTGCATtgaatttaattattattataagtgtAATAACTATGCAAATCATTTGatattacaaaatattttaagttaaatgtacttaaaaagttaattaaaaggCAACCACTTTTCTTATTGTAAACTCAACTTATCCGGGCTTACAGTGTAGCATATGTGCtgattgtgtctttgtctctctttagTTCTTACAAACTCTTTTAAATCATGTTCTGAATAAAAGGCAAACACATTGTGatcatataaatacatatatatgttactGTGTAAGATTTGCAGGTATAACTTTGTTGACTGGATTCTTGACTGTAACTTATGTTTCTTCAGTTAGGACAGTTTACTCAAAATGATTGTTGATGTCATCAGTTTCAGattctgtttttgaaaaataagaaaacattgGACTGTGACAAAACAATTCCTCCAggattaatcttttttttgctctagTGGTTGTATATCTTAAGCTTAAGTGTGATAAtataattactcagaaaaaacGTTTTTCTGAGTTCTAtcgagtttttttttttaatgaatgcaaTGCACTTTCATAGAAATCAGagacaaacatttaataaatgtattgacATGTCATGTACTGTGTATTACTTGTGGGGGACACGTTAAAACAAACTGATCCTCACTAAATCAAGTTAGTGTTGGGAGATTATAGTGAGTGAGTGTTAAACTACAATAAAGTGTTATGATTTTGTCTGTCCTCAACCTTATCTTCCAATTCggacaatttttatttttattattattttgtagtaTTAACAACTCTTAAAAGTGAGAACATGTTGTATGATTCATGTATTTATCTCATTCATAATTTATCTAACGTCAACAActcaactaaaaaaaacaggattgactaaagtgctgtacagaatgaagaacatgtaaaaacaacacagagcaaaGTGAAACACATAACTCATCATGATAATAATCCACATGAAGATACTGAAGCAGAAAAATGTTAAACGTTTCTGACTGAATCATAGTTAGgatttgtttctttaataaaatgtatcatgtatttgtttctaaaatgtctccagtgtgtttcaaacaaagacaacactatctcctcctcatccaacCTCAGTGAGAGAATCAACCAATCACAGGAGGGGGAGCACACAGTGGTGTTTGCATGGAGCCTTCATAAGTAGAGTCTCCTCCGCCTACTGCGACTCATTGATCAGTGAAAACTGTCAGGATGCCTGAACCCGCCAAGTCCGCGCCCAAGAAGGGCTCCAAGAAAGCCGTGACTAAGACCGCCGGCAAAGGAggcaagaagaggagaaagagcaggaagGAGAGCTACGCCATCTACGTGTACAAGGTGCTCAAGCAGGTCCACCCCGACACTGGCATCTCGTCCAAGGCCATGGGCATCATGAACTCCTTCGTCAACGACATCTTCGAGCGCATCGCCGGTGAGGCGTCTCGCCTGGCTCACTACAACAAGCGCTCCACCATCACCTCCAGGGAGATTCAGACCGCCGTGCGTCTCCTGCTGCCCGGTGAGCTGGCCAAGCACGCCGTGTCCGAGGGAACCAAGGCCGTCACCAAGTACACCAGCTCCAAGTAAACACACTGCTCAGACTGGAACCACCTCATCAAcccaacggctcttttaagagccacacactttATCTAACAGAGTTCAGATGATCTTTATACAGTGTGAATAACATATCTGAGATGTGTCTGTTTAACCTTGACGTCCTTTCCTTTgctgtaaaatgaatgaaacgtTACAGATTGTGGCTTAAGAATTAGACCTGCTCCTTACTGACGTCCtgtacctgcatgtgtgtgcgcacagAATCATTTACCGCCAGTTTATGAATGAAACAGACCCGTTCAGagaatctggaaaaaaaagcgCACCAGAAAACATGTGACGTCTTCCACATAAAGAGGTTAGGGTCCACACATTGACGTCCTTTACCCACATGAGTGCCCATTAAATGTTGTTCAGTACCACATAAAGAGGTTAGGAAAAGTTGCCATATGTTGCATTTATTATGGAAGGACAATATATTGTAATAAAAGAACTGGAATACTTTCTTTCTATGAACAAGGGATTTTCTGAATTATCGCACTTAAGGTTAAGATACAAAGCCACTAGAGCCAGAAATAGATTAATCCTGgattctttatttaaatactcCAAAATccaggattatttttttttttttctaaaacagGATCTGAAACTAGTGACATCAACAGTGATGTTGAGTAAACTGTCCTAACTGAAGAAACATAAGTTACAATCAAGACAGTTATTAATCATAATAAAGTgagtatatctctgcaaccacaaggcCTATTTTAATACATGTCATAGTAAAGGAATTTGTGGGATTTGAAgagatgtgtaaatatcagtgtaCGTATTagtggtgaagagtaaatgaatGTAGAACACCAACAAGTATGAGGTACGTGTAAAAGTAATGTCATTTCACAAGTTGCATATATTAAGAAATGTATAATGATTTGTTCATTTGCTGCTAATGTTTGAACAAAGGCTGGGTCAGAGAGTTACTGAAGGAGAAATGGAGACTAAAGCACCAGAATCTATTCTCTACATGAACCACTGACAAACTCCTTTGGGCAGACAGTGTAGATATCATGTGtatatcatatcatcaccaaGGCTTGACTTCTATTCTCAATcttgtgcatgtaaatgtttatattaacaAGTGAATACATCACTTCTATCATTTATGGTTTACCTAAATCAACACGCCACACagtttttgtgtcattgtgtgagTAACCATCATTGTATTACACATTAGGACGTCTGGAAGCATTTTAAACAT
This genomic interval carries:
- the LOC122766597 gene encoding histone H3, whose protein sequence is MARTKQTARKSTGGKAPRKQLATKAARKSAPATGGVKKPHRYRPGTVALREIRRYQKSTELLIRKLPFQRLVREIAQDFKTDLRFQSSAVMALQESSEAYLVGLFEDTNLCAIHAKRVTIMPKDIQLARRIRGERA
- the LOC122766650 gene encoding histone H2B yields the protein MPEPAKSAPKKGSKKAVTKTAGKGGKKRRKSRKESYAIYVYKVLKQVHPDTGISSKAMGIMNSFVNDIFERIAGEASRLAHYNKRSTITSREIQTAVRLLLPGELAKHAVSEGTKAVTKYTSSK
- the LOC122766630 gene encoding histone H2A-like, which gives rise to MSGRGKTGGKARAKAKTRSSRAGLQFPVGRVHRLLRKGNYAHRVGAGAPVYLAAVLEYLTAEILELAGNAARDNKKTRIIPRHLQLAVRNDEELNKLLGGVTIAQGGVLPNIQAVLLPKKTEKAAKSK